The following are from one region of the Coffea eugenioides isolate CCC68of chromosome 2, Ceug_1.0, whole genome shotgun sequence genome:
- the LOC113762319 gene encoding RING-H2 finger protein ATL67, with product MSTPPPPPLRPLPLSLSPPLAPTTKTSLAEKLGGVGLGYAIAIAFGFLVLLSTVLLASYICCRSAAARRRRRFDSQSGRHNPSNNPNETSIYLPRIIFVTEDENDDEVSSSENAVVGLDQAVINSYPKFHFSKINASFCAGNDPVCSICLCDYKESEMLRLLPDCKHYFHVTCIDAWLKLNASCPVCRNSPLPTPLSTPLSEVVPLSQYSGGRRRS from the coding sequence ATGTCCaccccaccaccaccacccctaCGGCCATTACCACTGTCGCTTTCACCACCTCTAGCCCCTACCACCAAGACCTCTCTCGCCGAGAAACTCGGCGGCGTCGGCCTCGGCTACGCCATCGCCATCGCTTTCGGCTTCCTGGTCCTCCTCTCCACCGTCCTCCTCGCCTCTTACATCTGCTGTCGCTCCGCCGCCGCTCGCCGTCGCCGTCGTTTTGACTCCCAGTCCGGCCGCCATAATCCCAGTAATAACCCCAACGAGACCAGCATCTACCTCCCCCGTATAATCTTCGTAACCGAGGATGAAAACGACGACGAAGTTTCCTCCTCCGAAAACGCCGTCGTTGGACTGGACCAGGCCGTTATTAATTCCTACCCGAAAttccatttttccaaaataaacGCGAGTTTTTGTGCGGGGAATGATCCGGTGTGCTCGATATGCTTGTGTGATTATAAGGAATCGGAGATGTTAAGGTTGTTACCCGACTGTAAGCATTATTTTCACGTCACTTGTATTGACGCGTGGCTTAAGCTCAACGCCTCGTGCCCCGTTTGCCGGAACTCCCCGCTCCCGACGCCCCTCTCTACGCCGTTGTCGGAGGTGGTCCCACTTTCCCAATATTCCGGCGGACGGAGGAGGTCGTGA